A genomic window from Ilyobacter polytropus DSM 2926 includes:
- a CDS encoding winged helix-turn-helix transcriptional regulator — MENKDILGDCSNGAICHMAYTMNRIAGKWKLVILWHIYDKEVIRYGELKRNIGKITHKMLSNQLKELVSDGIIHKEIYHQVPPKVEYSLTEYGKTLAPIMDMLYEWGKKNRKD; from the coding sequence ATGGAAAATAAAGATATCTTGGGGGATTGTTCTAACGGAGCTATCTGTCATATGGCATATACAATGAATAGAATCGCTGGAAAATGGAAGTTGGTTATTTTGTGGCATATCTATGACAAAGAAGTTATCAGATATGGAGAGTTAAAAAGAAATATTGGAAAAATAACACATAAGATGCTCAGTAATCAACTTAAAGAGCTTGTAAGTGACGGTATAATTCACAAAGAAATTTATCATCAGGTTCCTCCAAAGGTAGAGTATTCACTTACTGAATATGGTAAAACTTTGGCCCCTATAATGGACATGCTATATGAATGGGGAAAGAAAAACAGAAAAGATTGA